The Flavobacterium faecale genome has a segment encoding these proteins:
- the purU gene encoding formyltetrahydrofolate deformylase, whose amino-acid sequence MQNFTLLIHCSDQKGIVAAVTNFIVQVEGNIIYLDQNVVIEQNVFFMRLECDLSNSKHTVASVREEFSSTIATQFNMSWEFYNQGTKPRMAIFVSKYTHCLFDILGRHSSGELNVEIPVIISNHDDLRPIAEQFNIPFYHVPFSKDNKIEGEKKQIELLAQYEINFIVLARYMQIITPKLISIYENKIINIHHSFLPAFPGAKPYHSAFKRGVKIIGATSHYVTEELDEGPIIEQDISRVSHVNSVEDFIMKGKDLERTVLARAINLHAERKILTYCNKTVVFH is encoded by the coding sequence ATGCAAAATTTCACCTTACTTATTCACTGTTCCGATCAAAAAGGAATTGTAGCTGCAGTAACTAATTTTATAGTACAAGTAGAAGGAAATATTATATACCTAGACCAAAACGTTGTTATTGAGCAAAATGTCTTTTTTATGAGATTAGAGTGCGACCTTAGTAACTCTAAGCATACCGTAGCCTCTGTTAGAGAAGAATTTAGTTCCACCATTGCCACTCAATTCAACATGTCGTGGGAGTTTTACAACCAAGGCACCAAACCAAGAATGGCAATTTTTGTTTCGAAATATACACACTGTTTATTCGATATCCTCGGAAGACATAGTTCTGGAGAATTAAATGTAGAAATACCCGTAATCATAAGTAATCACGATGACTTACGCCCGATTGCCGAGCAATTTAATATTCCGTTTTACCATGTCCCTTTTTCGAAAGATAATAAGATCGAAGGAGAAAAGAAACAAATTGAATTGTTGGCCCAATACGAAATCAATTTTATTGTTTTAGCAAGATACATGCAAATCATTACTCCAAAACTGATTAGTATTTACGAAAACAAAATCATTAATATCCACCACTCTTTCTTACCTGCATTTCCGGGAGCAAAACCGTATCATTCGGCTTTCAAACGAGGTGTAAAAATTATTGGAGCCACAAGCCACTACGTAACCGAAGAGTTGGATGAAGGTCCAATTATCGAGCAAGACATCAGCCGAGTATCACATGTTAACTCTGTAGAAGATTTTATTATGAAAGGTAAAGATCTAGAGAGAACAGTACTCGCTCGCGCTATAAACCTACATGCAGAACGCAAAATTTTGACTTACTGCAATAAGACAGTAGTTTTTCATTAG
- a CDS encoding alpha/beta fold hydrolase — protein MLSYTIYENKQSLQWVTFIHGAGGSSAIWYKQIRDFQKEFNVLLIDLRGHGNSKTNAKSIAKFSYNFPNLANDILPVLDYLKIAKSHFVGISLGTILIRQLAEMHPERISSMIMGGAILKMNFRSQLLMKLGSIFKYVLPYLILYRLFAFIIMPKKNHKRSRILFVNEAKKLYQKEFIKWFKLTAEVNPLLRYFRQIELNIPTLYVMGEEDYMFLPSVRNVVRSHAKTATLVVVPETGHVVNVERPGVFNSVVLSYLKKLA, from the coding sequence TTGTTAAGCTATACAATATATGAAAATAAGCAATCGCTCCAATGGGTAACATTTATTCATGGGGCTGGCGGCAGTTCGGCTATATGGTACAAGCAAATTAGAGATTTTCAAAAAGAATTTAATGTGCTGTTAATCGATTTAAGAGGGCATGGTAATTCGAAAACGAATGCGAAATCAATAGCTAAGTTCAGTTATAATTTTCCCAATTTAGCCAATGATATTTTGCCGGTCTTAGATTATTTAAAAATTGCAAAATCTCATTTTGTAGGCATCTCGTTGGGTACTATTTTGATTCGTCAATTGGCAGAAATGCATCCAGAGCGTATAAGTTCAATGATTATGGGAGGCGCTATCTTGAAAATGAATTTTAGATCTCAGCTGTTAATGAAATTGGGTAGTATATTCAAATATGTTTTGCCTTATTTGATTTTGTACCGTTTGTTTGCCTTTATTATCATGCCCAAAAAGAATCATAAAAGATCAAGGATCCTCTTTGTAAACGAGGCTAAAAAATTATACCAAAAAGAATTTATCAAATGGTTTAAACTTACTGCAGAGGTTAATCCATTGTTGAGGTACTTTCGACAAATAGAATTAAATATTCCTACTTTGTATGTTATGGGTGAGGAGGATTATATGTTTTTACCATCGGTACGAAATGTAGTTCGGTCACATGCAAAAACGGCAACCTTAGTCGTTGTGCCAGAGACTGGGCATGTGGTCAATGTAGAGCGACCAGGGGTGTTTAATTCAGTGGTGTTGTCTTACTTAAAGAAATTAGCCTAA
- the mazG gene encoding nucleoside triphosphate pyrophosphohydrolase, translating into MNSRENQLQAFDRLLTIMDELRAQCPWDKKQTMQTLRHLTIEETYELGDAILDNDLDEVKKELGDVLLHIVFYAKIGSETNDFDIADVCNEICDKLIHRHPHIYSDTVVKDEEEVKQNWEKLKLKEGKKSVLEGVPKSLPALVKASRIQDKVKAVGFDWDEPHQVWEKVQEELEELQVEVKAGDQDKMEAEFGDVLFSMINYARFLNISPEDALERTNKKFIKRFQYLESKAGELGKPLMDMTLAEMDVFWNEAKKL; encoded by the coding sequence ATGAATTCTAGAGAAAATCAATTACAAGCTTTTGATCGATTGTTGACTATCATGGATGAGTTACGCGCGCAATGCCCGTGGGACAAAAAGCAAACGATGCAAACGTTGCGCCATTTGACAATTGAAGAAACCTATGAGTTAGGTGATGCTATCTTGGATAATGATTTGGATGAAGTAAAAAAAGAGCTTGGAGATGTGCTCCTTCATATTGTTTTTTATGCTAAAATTGGTAGTGAAACCAATGATTTTGATATTGCCGATGTTTGTAATGAAATATGTGATAAACTGATTCATCGTCACCCACACATTTACAGTGATACGGTGGTAAAAGATGAAGAAGAGGTTAAGCAAAATTGGGAGAAACTCAAACTCAAAGAAGGGAAGAAATCGGTGCTTGAGGGCGTGCCAAAAAGTCTGCCTGCATTGGTAAAAGCGAGCCGAATTCAAGACAAGGTGAAAGCAGTTGGATTTGATTGGGATGAGCCGCATCAAGTGTGGGAGAAGGTGCAAGAGGAGTTAGAAGAATTGCAGGTTGAAGTGAAAGCAGGTGACCAAGATAAAATGGAAGCCGAATTTGGCGATGTATTGTTTTCGATGATTAATTATGCGCGATTTTTGAATATCAGCCCAGAAGATGCTTTGGAACGAACTAATAAAAAGTTTATAAAACGTTTTCAGTATTTAGAAAGTAAAGCAGGGGAACTAGGAAAACCTTTGATGGATATGACCTTGGCAGAAATGGATGTGTTTTGGAACGAAGCTAAAAAATTATAA
- a CDS encoding DUF5606 domain-containing protein — MNLEKVLSISGKPGLYVLRVQTRTGFVAESLSDGKKITVSLKSNVSLLSEISIYTYDGEKPLTEIMNSIAAKHDFGPSISHKEDNATLLAYFKEILPDYDEDRVYASDVKKIVNWYNTLQAKGLAVETPATEEATEATEETKEEVKE, encoded by the coding sequence ATGAATTTAGAAAAAGTTTTATCTATTTCTGGTAAGCCAGGTTTATATGTTTTAAGAGTACAAACTCGTACAGGATTTGTAGCTGAATCATTATCTGATGGAAAAAAAATCACTGTAAGTTTAAAGAGTAATGTAAGTTTGTTATCTGAAATTTCAATCTATACTTACGATGGAGAGAAACCATTGACAGAAATTATGAACAGCATTGCTGCAAAACATGATTTTGGTCCATCAATCTCTCATAAAGAAGACAATGCAACATTATTGGCTTATTTCAAAGAAATTTTGCCTGATTATGATGAAGATAGAGTCTATGCATCTGATGTGAAGAAAATTGTAAACTGGTACAATACATTGCAAGCAAAAGGATTGGCAGTTGAAACTCCTGCAACTGAAGAAGCTACTGAGGCTACAGAAGAAACTAAAGAAGAAGTAAAAGAGTAA
- the def gene encoding peptide deformylase: MILPIIGYGDPVLRKVGVDITPEHPNLKETIANMYETMYNASGVGLAAPQVGMALRMFVIDATPFSDDEDLAEEEKTKMSAFKKTFINAKMIKEEGEEWVFNEGCLSIPDVREDVYRKEKITIEYCEEDFVMKTEVFDGLIARVIQHEYDHIEGVLFTDKISSLKKRLIQKKLKNILEGKTFQDYRMKFFGKKGR; the protein is encoded by the coding sequence ATGATTTTACCAATTATAGGATATGGAGATCCAGTTTTGCGCAAAGTTGGGGTAGATATAACACCTGAACATCCTAATTTGAAAGAAACTATTGCAAATATGTACGAAACGATGTATAATGCATCTGGAGTAGGCCTTGCAGCACCTCAAGTTGGTATGGCATTGCGTATGTTTGTGATTGATGCAACCCCTTTTAGCGATGATGAGGATCTAGCTGAAGAAGAAAAAACAAAAATGAGTGCTTTTAAGAAAACTTTTATCAATGCAAAAATGATAAAAGAAGAAGGAGAAGAATGGGTTTTTAACGAAGGCTGTTTGAGTATTCCTGATGTGCGTGAGGACGTATACAGAAAAGAAAAAATTACAATTGAATATTGTGAAGAAGATTTTGTAATGAAAACCGAAGTATTTGACGGTTTGATTGCAAGAGTTATTCAACACGAATACGATCATATTGAAGGAGTCTTGTTTACAGACAAAATATCCTCTTTGAAAAAACGTTTGATTCAGAAAAAATTAAAAAATATATTGGAAGGAAAAACATTTCAAGATTACCGAATGAAATTTTTTGGTAAAAAAGGAAGGTAG
- a CDS encoding FUSC family protein, with protein sequence MITKIQKFTESTEFTNALKITIAGAFPALLFSYLGDIGTGITIALGAFLVFPSDIPSILKHKVNGLIITTLIISGITLLINLTYPYPWLFYPIFVSILFLVSMLAVYDQRATMVAFSALVAVSLSFAHVYTGIEIFIHSGLILVGGIFYLLVSILFYFIKPNRYVELQIAECIKLTSQYLKLRGDLWKINSDRKEITKKQLHLQVELNAIHENIREILVRHRTNYGSSNQNRKMLLSFMSLVEIMELAISTSFDHNKLHQKFDDHPVVLHTYQNLAYNLAKVLKQLAKSISDKKPYQYKHNILENLHELEDAIEAYKTELGPIDSIEGALMLTTMLRYAENQVEKIKIVERAFTTAVQLKDLKGRDKDLEKLIQHHYYPINTLVENFRFSSTIFRHSLRITVTILIGFFIGKILPFQNVYWILLTIVVIMRPGYGLTKERTYNRFIGTAIGGIIAFSILYFSPSTTVMGCITIVCMLLGYSFNPTNYKIGTTFITMYVIFIFSILSPGIENLIQYRILDTVVGAILAILANHFLWPSWEFLNIPEYLEKSLEANRNYLKEFSALYNSKSEVSSSYRLARNQAFIGVGNLMASFQRMVQEPKSKQTNLQLFYKLTVLNNALLSSAASLGTYTQSNKTTAASDVFNSAITQITKNLDYAISILNQEDTKSTDFVAPEDMSRIFAELRNIRAKELNEDSSISEVDFKNKMQEVQLVIEQLIWLTNLSDNIVKSTKQLLINPQS encoded by the coding sequence ATGATTACAAAGATCCAAAAATTCACCGAAAGCACCGAATTTACCAATGCTTTGAAAATTACCATCGCAGGTGCTTTTCCAGCTTTATTATTTTCTTATTTAGGAGATATAGGCACCGGAATCACGATTGCATTGGGTGCATTTCTTGTTTTTCCGAGTGACATACCTAGTATTTTAAAACACAAAGTAAACGGATTAATCATCACTACTTTGATCATCTCGGGAATTACGTTGCTTATCAATCTCACCTATCCTTATCCGTGGTTGTTTTACCCCATATTTGTTAGCATCCTCTTTTTGGTCTCCATGCTTGCCGTGTATGACCAACGCGCTACAATGGTAGCTTTTTCTGCCTTAGTAGCTGTTTCACTTTCTTTTGCTCATGTATACACAGGAATAGAAATCTTTATACATTCGGGACTTATTTTGGTAGGTGGAATTTTCTACCTATTAGTATCGATTCTCTTCTACTTTATTAAACCCAATCGTTATGTAGAATTGCAAATAGCTGAGTGCATTAAACTTACCTCCCAATATTTAAAACTACGAGGAGATCTATGGAAAATTAATTCTGATCGAAAGGAAATCACCAAGAAACAGTTGCATTTGCAAGTAGAACTCAATGCCATACATGAAAATATTCGAGAAATATTAGTACGCCACCGCACCAACTACGGATCATCAAATCAAAACCGTAAGATGCTGCTATCATTCATGTCTTTGGTAGAGATTATGGAACTGGCTATTTCAACGTCTTTCGACCACAATAAACTGCACCAAAAATTTGATGACCATCCTGTAGTTCTTCATACTTACCAAAACCTTGCTTATAACCTAGCGAAGGTGTTGAAGCAACTTGCAAAAAGTATTTCAGACAAAAAGCCCTACCAATACAAGCACAACATTCTTGAAAATCTTCATGAATTGGAAGATGCCATCGAAGCGTACAAAACTGAACTTGGCCCAATAGATTCTATCGAAGGAGCTTTGATGTTGACTACAATGCTGCGCTATGCCGAGAATCAAGTTGAGAAAATTAAAATAGTAGAACGTGCTTTTACAACTGCAGTACAACTAAAAGATCTAAAGGGAAGGGATAAAGATTTAGAAAAACTTATTCAACACCATTACTATCCTATAAATACTTTGGTTGAGAATTTCCGATTTTCATCCACAATATTTAGACATTCCTTACGAATTACAGTCACCATCCTGATTGGATTTTTTATTGGAAAAATACTGCCCTTTCAAAATGTTTATTGGATTTTATTGACCATCGTTGTGATCATGCGCCCCGGCTACGGACTCACCAAAGAGCGTACGTACAACCGTTTTATTGGTACAGCCATTGGCGGCATCATCGCGTTTAGTATCTTGTACTTTTCTCCAAGCACCACGGTAATGGGATGCATTACAATCGTGTGTATGTTACTAGGATACTCTTTTAACCCTACAAATTATAAAATCGGGACGACCTTCATCACCATGTATGTGATTTTCATCTTTTCGATTCTGTCACCTGGGATAGAAAATTTGATTCAGTACCGAATCCTGGATACCGTTGTAGGTGCCATTTTAGCCATATTGGCCAATCATTTTTTGTGGCCAAGTTGGGAGTTTTTAAACATTCCCGAATATCTTGAAAAGTCTCTTGAAGCAAATCGAAATTATTTAAAAGAATTCTCTGCACTTTACAATAGCAAAAGTGAAGTATCGAGTTCTTATAGATTGGCTCGAAATCAAGCCTTTATAGGAGTAGGGAATTTGATGGCTTCTTTTCAGCGTATGGTTCAAGAACCGAAATCAAAACAGACCAATCTTCAGCTTTTTTACAAATTAACGGTTTTAAACAATGCTTTGCTTTCATCTGCAGCGTCATTGGGAACGTATACTCAATCCAATAAAACAACAGCAGCATCTGATGTTTTCAACTCTGCCATCACGCAAATTACTAAAAATCTAGACTATGCCATTTCCATTCTAAATCAGGAAGACACTAAGAGTACCGACTTTGTAGCTCCAGAGGATATGTCTCGAATTTTTGCCGAATTGCGAAACATTCGTGCTAAAGAATTAAATGAAGATTCAAGCATTAGCGAGGTCGATTTTAAAAACAAAATGCAAGAAGTACAATTGGTCATTGAGCAACTTATCTGGCTTACAAACTTGTCTGACAATATTGTAAAAAGCACCAAACAACTACTAATCAATCCGCAGTCATAA
- a CDS encoding malate:quinone oxidoreductase yields the protein MPDTTIRSNSDVVLIGAGIMSATLGLILKELQPELTIDIYERLDNAAAESSDAWNNAGTGHSAFCELNYTPEAEDGTISPKKAISIAESFELSRQFWSYLVQQEKISSPEHFIKRIPHISFVWGDENVAYLKKRFEALQANPLFAEMIYSTDFSELEKWMPLVMEGREKNLSVAATSMGIGTDVNFGVLTRDMFSHLAQMEGVNLHFHCEVRDLKQRDDKSWRIKITDLATDQKRKAYTKFVFIGAGGGSLPLLEKADIPEGKGFGGFPVSGQWLKCTNPEVIAQHESKVYGKASVGSPPMSVPHIDSRMINGEKQLLFGPFAGFSTRFLKNGSYSDLPKSIQLDNIVPMVIAGVKNIPLTKYLIDQVRQSPEDRIEALKEYVPGAKYDDWVIERAGQRVQVIKKDEKEGGKLEFGTEVITSQDGTLSVLLGASPGASTAVSIMLDVISRCFKDEVKTPEWQAKFKAMIPSYGQELNDNPELLEKIREETATVLKLK from the coding sequence ATGCCTGATACAACCATACGTTCGAATAGTGATGTAGTTCTAATTGGAGCTGGAATTATGAGTGCCACACTCGGCTTGATTCTAAAAGAATTACAACCTGAATTAACCATTGATATTTACGAAAGATTAGACAACGCTGCTGCCGAAAGTTCTGACGCTTGGAACAATGCAGGAACAGGGCATTCTGCTTTTTGTGAATTAAATTATACTCCTGAAGCAGAAGACGGAACAATAAGTCCGAAAAAAGCAATAAGTATTGCTGAATCTTTTGAACTGTCGCGCCAATTTTGGAGTTATTTGGTACAACAAGAAAAAATATCTTCTCCAGAACATTTTATAAAAAGAATTCCACATATCAGTTTTGTATGGGGAGATGAAAACGTAGCGTATTTAAAGAAACGTTTTGAAGCCCTACAAGCCAATCCGTTATTTGCAGAGATGATTTATTCTACTGACTTTTCTGAGTTAGAAAAGTGGATGCCTCTTGTTATGGAAGGTAGAGAAAAAAATCTGTCAGTTGCTGCAACCTCAATGGGTATTGGTACTGATGTTAACTTTGGTGTCTTGACAAGAGATATGTTCTCTCATCTTGCGCAAATGGAAGGTGTAAACTTGCATTTTCATTGTGAAGTGCGTGATTTAAAACAACGTGACGATAAATCATGGCGTATTAAAATTACAGATCTTGCTACGGATCAAAAACGAAAAGCATACACGAAATTTGTTTTTATTGGTGCTGGTGGAGGTTCATTACCCTTGTTAGAAAAAGCAGATATTCCAGAAGGAAAAGGTTTTGGTGGTTTTCCGGTAAGTGGACAATGGCTAAAATGTACTAATCCTGAAGTAATTGCACAACACGAATCAAAAGTATACGGAAAAGCAAGTGTAGGGTCACCTCCAATGTCTGTTCCTCACATCGATTCACGTATGATCAATGGCGAAAAACAATTATTGTTTGGACCTTTTGCTGGTTTTTCTACTCGTTTCTTGAAAAACGGATCCTATTCAGATTTACCAAAATCAATCCAATTAGATAATATAGTACCAATGGTAATTGCGGGTGTAAAAAATATTCCGTTAACCAAATACCTTATCGATCAAGTGCGTCAATCGCCAGAGGATCGTATCGAAGCGTTGAAAGAATATGTACCGGGTGCAAAATATGATGACTGGGTAATCGAGCGAGCTGGTCAAAGAGTTCAAGTGATTAAGAAAGACGAAAAAGAAGGTGGTAAATTAGAATTTGGTACTGAAGTTATTACCTCTCAAGATGGAACTTTATCTGTATTGTTAGGTGCTTCTCCAGGAGCGTCAACAGCTGTGTCAATCATGCTAGATGTGATTTCTAGATGTTTTAAAGACGAAGTAAAAACTCCAGAATGGCAAGCTAAATTTAAAGCAATGATTCCTTCTTACGGACAAGAGCTTAATGATAATCCTGAGCTTTTGGAAAAAATTAGAGAAGAAACTGCTACAGTTTTAAAATTAAAATAA
- a CDS encoding helix-turn-helix domain-containing protein, protein MRYVTLKEEEVLVLEHLYQNSPNNTVRKRSQCLVLSHQRHKIKDLASIFKVSRRTIERWFDSWASIGVDSLAISEGRGAKTLLKDYTEEVSKQLELHNRNLKNVLIYFEEQHNIVICKKTLQNFLKVTGL, encoded by the coding sequence ATGAGATATGTAACACTAAAAGAAGAAGAGGTTTTGGTACTAGAGCACCTTTACCAAAATAGCCCTAATAATACTGTTAGGAAACGTAGTCAATGCCTTGTTTTATCACATCAAAGACACAAGATTAAAGACTTGGCTTCTATTTTTAAAGTCAGTCGCAGAACGATTGAACGTTGGTTTGATAGTTGGGCTAGTATTGGGGTTGATTCTCTTGCTATATCAGAAGGAAGAGGAGCAAAAACTCTTTTAAAAGACTATACGGAAGAAGTTTCCAAGCAATTAGAACTTCACAATAGAAATTTAAAAAATGTATTAATTTACTTTGAGGAGCAACACAATATTGTCATCTGCAAAAAGACTTTGCAGAATTTTTTAAAAGTTACTGGGCTATAA
- a CDS encoding IS630 family transposase produces MKGKRNEEQFRFKQEQIETLKSLEDSGYIDLYFGDQSHFGLSPNVPYAWQTKDNPILLPAAKGKYQNVVGLMTRKNKLYFETLETTFNSDRIISFMNRFVEQTIKKTIVILDNSPIHKSKKFMAKIEQWKEKDVLIYFLPPYSPELNLIEILWRRIKYQWLDFDAYKSFENLKEKLNFVLTNFGIKYDIKF; encoded by the coding sequence TTGAAAGGCAAACGCAACGAAGAACAATTTAGATTTAAACAAGAGCAGATAGAAACATTAAAGAGTTTGGAAGATAGCGGTTATATTGATTTATATTTTGGAGACCAAAGTCATTTTGGACTCTCTCCTAATGTGCCTTATGCTTGGCAAACAAAGGATAATCCAATTTTGTTACCCGCTGCTAAAGGTAAATATCAGAATGTAGTTGGATTAATGACCCGTAAAAATAAACTCTATTTCGAAACACTTGAAACAACCTTTAATTCAGATAGAATCATCAGTTTTATGAATCGATTTGTGGAACAAACCATTAAAAAAACCATTGTAATTCTTGACAATTCTCCCATACACAAATCAAAGAAGTTTATGGCTAAAATAGAACAATGGAAAGAAAAAGATGTTTTAATTTACTTTTTGCCACCTTATTCTCCAGAGTTAAACCTGATTGAAATTCTATGGCGGAGAATAAAATATCAATGGTTAGATTTTGATGCTTATAAATCATTCGAAAACCTCAAAGAAAAATTAAATTTTGTCCTGACTAATTTTGGAATAAAATACGACATTAAATTTTAA
- the ruvX gene encoding Holliday junction resolvase RuvX, which produces MPRILSIDYGQKRTGIAVTDEMQIIASGLTTIPSATAIAFLKDYFSKEKVELVLIGEPKQMNGTPSESASIIKGFVTHFTNHFPEMKVVRVDERFTSKMAFQTMIDSGLKKKQRQNKALIDEISATIMLQDYLSRKIFL; this is translated from the coding sequence ATGCCAAGAATACTCTCCATAGACTACGGTCAAAAACGTACAGGAATAGCTGTTACAGACGAAATGCAAATTATTGCCTCAGGGTTAACTACGATTCCGAGTGCTACAGCAATAGCTTTTTTGAAAGATTATTTTTCTAAAGAAAAGGTAGAATTGGTCCTTATTGGTGAACCTAAACAAATGAACGGAACACCCTCTGAAAGTGCATCGATCATTAAAGGATTTGTAACGCACTTTACCAACCACTTTCCAGAAATGAAAGTAGTGCGCGTAGACGAGCGATTTACTTCAAAAATGGCGTTTCAAACCATGATAGATAGCGGTTTAAAAAAGAAGCAAAGACAGAACAAAGCTTTGATTGACGAAATATCAGCTACGATTATGTTGCAGGACTATTTGTCCAGAAAAATCTTTTTATAA
- a CDS encoding type II toxin-antitoxin system RelE/ParE family toxin: protein MRIKLTVDFNYDLKDIVSFIAKDKPLAARKFKIELIKNIKKDFKHPFLFKKSIYFDDLNIRDYVFKGYTVVFTVEEELETVTVVAILKHRNSF, encoded by the coding sequence ATGAGGATTAAATTAACTGTTGATTTTAATTACGATTTAAAGGATATAGTTAGTTTTATTGCTAAAGATAAGCCTCTTGCGGCTAGGAAATTTAAAATAGAATTAATAAAAAACATCAAAAAAGATTTCAAACATCCTTTTTTATTTAAAAAATCAATATATTTTGATGATTTAAATATTAGAGATTATGTCTTTAAAGGTTATACGGTTGTTTTTACTGTTGAAGAAGAACTTGAAACTGTAACTGTAGTAGCAATTTTGAAACATAGAAATTCATTTTAA
- a CDS encoding 2,3,4,5-tetrahydropyridine-2,6-dicarboxylate N-succinyltransferase, which translates to MNALQTIIEQAWENRALLQEETTTNAIREVIELLDSGKLRVAEPIGPDASGGWQVNEWVKKAVVMYFPIQKMETWEAGIFEYHDKMELKKDYAAKGVRVVPGASARYGSFISSGVIMMPSYVNIGAYVDAGTMVDTWATVGSCAQIGKDVHLSGGVGIGGVLEPLQAAPVIIEDGAFIGSRCIVVEGVHVGKEAVLGANVCLTASTKIIDVTGDTPVEMKGFVPARSVVIPGSYTKKFAAGEFQVPCALIIGTRKPSTDLKTSLNNALREYDVAV; encoded by the coding sequence ATGAACGCATTACAAACAATTATAGAGCAAGCTTGGGAAAACAGAGCTTTGCTACAAGAAGAAACTACAACAAACGCCATTAGAGAAGTAATCGAATTATTGGATTCTGGTAAACTACGTGTTGCTGAACCAATTGGCCCCGACGCTTCGGGAGGATGGCAAGTAAACGAATGGGTAAAGAAAGCGGTAGTAATGTACTTCCCTATTCAAAAAATGGAAACTTGGGAAGCTGGAATTTTTGAATACCATGACAAAATGGAATTGAAAAAAGACTACGCTGCCAAAGGTGTTCGTGTAGTTCCAGGAGCATCTGCTCGTTACGGTTCTTTTATTTCTAGCGGTGTAATCATGATGCCTAGTTATGTAAATATTGGTGCTTATGTAGATGCTGGTACAATGGTTGACACTTGGGCAACTGTAGGTAGTTGTGCTCAAATTGGTAAAGATGTTCACTTGAGTGGTGGTGTTGGTATTGGTGGTGTTTTAGAGCCATTGCAAGCTGCTCCAGTTATTATCGAAGACGGTGCTTTTATTGGTTCTCGCTGTATTGTTGTTGAAGGTGTACACGTAGGTAAAGAAGCAGTTCTTGGTGCTAATGTTTGCTTGACAGCTTCTACAAAAATTATCGATGTTACCGGTGATACTCCAGTTGAAATGAAAGGTTTTGTTCCTGCTCGTTCAGTTGTGATTCCTGGAAGTTATACTAAAAAATTCGCTGCGGGTGAGTTTCAAGTGCCATGTGCCTTAATCATTGGTACTCGTAAGCCATCTACAGACTTGAAAACGTCTTTGAACAATGCTTTGAGAGAATATGACGTAGCGGTTTAA